A genomic stretch from Nitrospinaceae bacterium includes:
- a CDS encoding RNA polymerase sigma factor RpoD/SigA, with protein sequence MAKKPAAKGKTKRPVAKKKVAKKSTTVKSKGKQSAAPADEDKAPQRPNIGAPPNAQEPSLGEDTLSIYLHELGQYDVLTREAEHEFAVKSQAGDEEAFNHLVRSNLRYVVSVANRYKGFGLSLEDLINEGNIGLIHAIKRFDPERGVKLITYAVWWIRQSIMHSIADHTGTVRLPIKQAGMIHKISSTHRAFRQEFGRDATEEELSEKLQLKATDIENVMRVYRRYLSLDAPISESDETSYLDMLEEKNATSAEENVFQHSLEDEIGELLADLEPREKEIIRMRYGFDGDPMTLEEIGNKVGLSRERIRQIEKKVIRRFRARAKNKTLLDYLR encoded by the coding sequence CAGCAAAAGGCAAGACCAAGCGCCCTGTGGCGAAAAAAAAAGTTGCCAAAAAATCCACCACAGTAAAATCTAAAGGCAAACAAAGCGCTGCGCCTGCAGATGAAGACAAAGCGCCACAACGACCGAACATAGGCGCTCCACCAAATGCCCAAGAGCCTAGTCTCGGCGAGGATACCCTCTCCATTTATCTCCATGAACTAGGCCAATACGACGTTCTTACCCGAGAGGCGGAACACGAATTTGCCGTTAAGTCCCAGGCCGGTGACGAGGAGGCCTTCAACCATCTCGTTCGCTCGAATCTGCGGTATGTCGTCAGTGTAGCCAATCGCTACAAAGGATTTGGCCTCTCCCTTGAGGATTTGATCAACGAGGGAAACATCGGCCTCATTCATGCCATCAAGCGCTTCGATCCAGAACGCGGCGTCAAACTAATCACCTACGCCGTGTGGTGGATACGGCAAAGCATCATGCACTCCATCGCCGATCATACGGGCACGGTTCGTCTGCCAATCAAGCAGGCCGGGATGATACATAAAATCTCCTCCACCCATCGAGCATTTCGGCAAGAATTTGGGCGCGATGCCACCGAAGAAGAGCTGTCCGAGAAACTTCAGCTTAAAGCCACAGATATCGAAAACGTCATGCGCGTTTACCGAAGATATCTTTCCCTCGACGCGCCCATCTCCGAGAGCGATGAGACGAGCTATCTCGACATGCTTGAGGAAAAGAACGCCACAAGCGCCGAGGAGAACGTTTTTCAACACTCGCTGGAGGATGAAATTGGCGAGCTTCTCGCGGATCTCGAACCCCGGGAGAAAGAGATTATCCGTATGCGCTACGGATTCGATGGCGACCCGATGACCCTTGAGGAGATCGGCAACAAAGTCGGGCTCTCTCGCGAGAGAATTCGTCAGATTGAAAAAAAGGTGATTCGGCGATTTCGGGCCCGCGCCAAAAACAAAACCCTTTTGGATTATCTGAGATAG
- the pgsA gene encoding CDP-diacylglycerol--glycerol-3-phosphate 3-phosphatidyltransferase produces the protein MLPILVLFLLQGSPLARLIAAGIFIASALTDWLDGYLARKHGQITPLGELLDPVADKLLIMAALLPLVALGKVDAWLVGILLGREFLVTAMRAVALRQGLVVPASPIGKTKMGLEVAAIIFLILELLPPIGITLIWAAMIVAVVSAIDYFRKIARELT, from the coding sequence ATGCTGCCCATTCTCGTTCTTTTCTTGCTCCAGGGCTCCCCCCTGGCCCGCCTAATCGCCGCAGGCATCTTCATCGCATCTGCCCTGACGGACTGGCTCGACGGCTATTTGGCGAGGAAACATGGCCAAATAACGCCCCTGGGAGAGCTCCTCGACCCAGTTGCCGACAAACTTCTCATCATGGCGGCCTTGCTGCCCTTGGTGGCCCTGGGAAAGGTGGATGCCTGGCTTGTGGGTATTCTTCTCGGGCGAGAATTTCTCGTAACGGCGATGCGGGCCGTGGCCCTTCGCCAAGGATTAGTGGTCCCAGCCAGTCCCATCGGAAAAACCAAGATGGGCCTTGAAGTGGCGGCAATAATTTTCCTCATACTCGAACTGCTGCCGCCTATCGGTATTACTCTGATCTGGGCCGCCATGATCGTGGCGGTCGTCTCTGCTATCGACTATTTCCGCAAAATTGCCCGTGAGCTTACGTGA
- the plsY gene encoding glycerol-3-phosphate 1-O-acyltransferase PlsY, with translation MISLVGVFLVSAFLGAIPFGLLVTKCLGRDDPREGGSGNIGATNVLRTSGWATALLTLAGDILKGSVSVAFVPGLLIASPESLPATGLPATGLPAAGVAAIAAVLGHMYSPFTGFNGGKGVATGLGVFALLMPVPTALSVGVFIATVSITRYVSLGSCLAALVIPIAAVVAAYPSEKLVAAVVISALIILRHKDNIGRLIRGEENRFGTKKS, from the coding sequence GTGATCTCTCTTGTCGGTGTATTCCTTGTCTCGGCTTTTCTGGGCGCCATCCCTTTTGGGCTGCTTGTCACCAAATGTCTTGGTCGCGATGACCCGAGAGAGGGCGGGAGCGGCAACATTGGCGCGACCAATGTACTTAGAACCAGTGGCTGGGCGACCGCTCTGCTTACACTGGCAGGAGATATCCTAAAGGGCTCGGTCTCAGTCGCTTTTGTGCCTGGCCTCCTAATCGCCTCGCCGGAGAGCTTACCCGCTACGGGCTTACCCGCTACGGGCTTACCCGCTGCGGGCGTCGCGGCCATCGCGGCGGTGCTGGGCCACATGTATTCTCCATTCACGGGCTTTAACGGCGGGAAAGGCGTGGCCACGGGACTGGGCGTATTTGCCCTCCTGATGCCCGTGCCGACAGCACTTTCGGTGGGCGTTTTTATCGCGACGGTGAGCATCACACGATATGTTTCTCTCGGCTCGTGCTTGGCGGCGCTCGTGATTCCGATTGCGGCCGTGGTGGCAGCCTATCCCAGCGAGAAATTAGTGGCGGCTGTGGTGATAAGTGCCCTAATCATTTTGAGGCACAAGGACAATATCGGGCGTCTCATTCGGGGCGAGGAAAACCGATTCGGAACGAAAAAAAGCTAA
- a CDS encoding mechanosensitive ion channel, with amino-acid sequence MKSYTSRQVLRLTTHIRSLIWLGILLTLLLPLTSHIAPVGAAPVEATPAGAVKSSPEEIKALIEKIESPEKRAGLLSDLKILLQAIEDKKRGTEATSPVYKHFYAGLIQKIDDALSRSFGAFRNLPQKIDEIGGHLSTVAGEGPALWGFVRLAVAIALSLLLLLALRRASTLYLPHKTDDSTADLGPRIGIAVKFWLERAVPPAILLLAGSLLVILFGLGQVEENLLLIFLWSLFLERSLVAATRALLSPARPKMRIFPLADDVAGLCSIWVRRFIEVAVWGEAIAQTAGALGLGPDAETTLTIAYRFVIVLQAMALTLQYRGSVRRLLSALEPDNAGGALRAAIAAWNIVASRWHFIALPYLLILFSLWATDSREGVQSLITATATTAIIIAAAYGAGRLVGLAASRLFTISARLKTLVPSIDQRANRYTPLITRSINGIIWVGAFLFVLDAWGIPTIEALLSRAGVTLIATLAEIIITVALAILFIEGAHAAVEYFLNGRRDHQGSVIEPSPHQRTLLPLAYSAVKWVVIAVAGIILLASLGVNIAPVLAGAGILGLAIGFGAQSLVKDIITGVFMLIENNIAIGDIVRVKDIGGTVESFSLRSVKLRDYDGNVHVIPNSVIDVVTNFTKEYSRAVFEVGVAYREDADRVMGVIRQVGDEMAQDPEWGDQILEPVEIAGLERFDDSAIVIRGRFKTKPIKQWGVRREFNRRIKIAFDAMSIEIPFPYRTLTWAQEAPEPPEGSTIPPTPIATRGTGDADGDSD; translated from the coding sequence ATGAAATCATATACATCGAGACAGGTGTTGCGACTCACGACCCACATTCGCTCCCTGATCTGGTTGGGGATTCTCCTCACTCTTTTATTGCCGCTCACATCACATATCGCACCTGTTGGGGCCGCACCGGTCGAGGCCACACCTGCTGGAGCCGTCAAATCCTCCCCGGAGGAGATAAAAGCCCTCATTGAGAAAATCGAGAGCCCAGAGAAAAGAGCGGGTCTTCTTTCTGATTTAAAAATCCTGCTTCAAGCTATCGAGGATAAGAAGAGGGGCACAGAGGCAACCTCCCCTGTCTACAAGCATTTCTATGCCGGGCTCATACAAAAAATCGACGACGCCCTGTCGCGGAGTTTTGGCGCCTTTCGAAATTTGCCACAAAAAATAGATGAAATTGGCGGTCACCTGTCCACCGTAGCCGGAGAGGGCCCCGCACTCTGGGGATTCGTGCGCCTCGCGGTGGCTATCGCCCTCTCGCTGTTGCTTCTGCTCGCTTTGCGCCGCGCCTCCACCCTCTACTTGCCACACAAAACAGATGACAGCACCGCCGACCTCGGCCCACGGATTGGCATAGCTGTAAAGTTCTGGCTCGAAAGAGCAGTGCCACCTGCCATTCTTCTTCTGGCAGGCTCCCTGCTCGTCATCCTCTTTGGCCTCGGTCAGGTCGAGGAAAATTTACTCCTGATATTTCTCTGGTCTCTGTTCCTAGAGCGTTCACTTGTCGCGGCAACACGTGCCCTGCTATCGCCCGCAAGACCTAAAATGCGCATCTTCCCCCTTGCCGACGACGTGGCGGGCCTCTGCTCCATCTGGGTGCGCCGCTTCATCGAGGTCGCTGTTTGGGGTGAGGCCATCGCGCAGACGGCAGGCGCCCTCGGCCTCGGACCCGACGCAGAGACTACACTTACCATTGCATACCGTTTCGTCATTGTTCTGCAGGCGATGGCCCTGACACTTCAATACCGCGGCAGCGTCAGGCGTTTGCTTTCGGCCCTAGAGCCAGACAATGCCGGCGGCGCCCTCCGGGCGGCAATCGCGGCCTGGAACATTGTGGCTAGCCGATGGCATTTTATCGCCCTTCCTTATCTGCTCATCCTTTTCTCGCTCTGGGCAACAGACTCTAGAGAAGGCGTACAATCACTGATAACCGCAACGGCCACGACAGCGATTATTATTGCTGCCGCTTATGGCGCAGGCCGCCTCGTTGGTCTTGCTGCCTCACGTCTTTTCACTATCAGCGCCCGGCTTAAGACACTTGTTCCCAGCATCGATCAGCGTGCAAATCGCTACACCCCCCTCATCACGCGCTCAATCAATGGCATCATTTGGGTGGGTGCTTTTCTGTTCGTGCTCGACGCATGGGGCATTCCAACCATCGAGGCCCTGCTCTCCAGAGCCGGAGTCACCCTCATTGCCACACTCGCCGAAATAATTATTACGGTAGCGCTCGCCATTTTATTCATCGAGGGGGCCCATGCCGCCGTTGAATACTTCCTCAACGGACGACGGGACCATCAGGGGAGCGTCATCGAGCCATCACCTCACCAAAGAACCTTGCTCCCCCTCGCCTACTCGGCCGTAAAATGGGTCGTCATCGCTGTAGCCGGGATCATTCTGCTCGCAAGCCTGGGCGTGAACATTGCCCCCGTCCTAGCCGGGGCCGGAATCCTTGGCCTTGCCATAGGCTTCGGCGCACAGTCTCTCGTCAAGGACATCATCACGGGCGTGTTCATGCTTATCGAGAACAACATCGCCATTGGCGATATCGTACGGGTCAAGGACATCGGGGGCACCGTGGAGAGTTTCAGCCTGCGCTCGGTTAAGCTACGCGACTACGATGGCAACGTTCACGTTATCCCGAATAGCGTGATCGACGTCGTCACCAACTTCACGAAAGAATACAGCCGCGCCGTGTTTGAAGTTGGCGTTGCCTACCGCGAGGACGCGGACAGGGTGATGGGGGTAATCCGCCAGGTAGGCGATGAAATGGCCCAAGATCCAGAGTGGGGCGATCAGATACTTGAGCCGGTGGAAATTGCTGGCCTTGAGCGCTTTGACGACTCGGCAATTGTCATTCGTGGGCGATTCAAGACCAAGCCCATCAAGCAATGGGGCGTACGACGTGAATTCAACCGGCGAATTAAAATTGCGTTCGACGCGATGAGTATCGAAATTCCCTTCCCCTACCGCACACTCACCTGGGCGCAAGAGGCGCCGGAGCCACCCGAGGGCAGCACGATACCACCAACGCCCATTGCAACACGCGGCACGGGGGATGCAGACGGGGATTCAGATTAG
- a CDS encoding HAD family hydrolase produces MASLNFRVVVFDFDGVVIESAGIKKESYRQLFEEEFPEYLLKILSYQEFNGGLPRRRQFEEIYEKILKEHPPRGRVGELEASYVSRMMSQVVAAPLVAGALEFLEAHQGQADFFIASATPEDELQHVVREFGLGRYFVDVYGSPMRKAEILGMIGRKTGAAPGEMVFVGDYPTDRDAAAEMEIPFVARLGSSEEMENCPHQVKDITELAAVLESMGPSK; encoded by the coding sequence ATGGCATCCCTAAATTTTCGTGTGGTTGTTTTCGATTTCGATGGCGTTGTAATCGAATCGGCGGGCATCAAGAAAGAATCCTACAGGCAGTTGTTCGAGGAAGAGTTCCCGGAGTATTTGCTCAAAATTCTTTCATATCAGGAGTTCAATGGTGGGCTTCCGCGCAGGCGGCAATTCGAGGAAATCTACGAGAAAATTCTTAAAGAACACCCTCCGCGTGGCCGGGTAGGCGAGCTTGAGGCGAGTTATGTGAGCCGGATGATGTCGCAGGTGGTGGCGGCACCGCTGGTTGCGGGGGCGCTTGAATTTCTTGAGGCGCATCAAGGGCAGGCGGATTTCTTCATCGCCTCGGCGACGCCTGAGGACGAACTACAACACGTTGTCCGCGAGTTCGGGCTGGGTCGATATTTCGTCGATGTTTACGGCTCGCCAATGCGCAAGGCCGAGATACTGGGCATGATCGGCCGCAAAACAGGGGCCGCGCCAGGGGAAATGGTCTTTGTGGGGGACTATCCGACGGACCGCGATGCGGCGGCTGAGATGGAGATTCCCTTTGTCGCTAGGCTGGGGAGTAGCGAGGAGATGGAGAATTGCCCGCACCAAGTGAAAGATATTACTGAGCTAGCCGCTGTGCTTGAAAGCATGGGCCCCTCGAAGTAA
- a CDS encoding tyrosine-type recombinase/integrase, producing the protein MTSFQDSRHEFASALAMGGVGLNTIRELLGHKTIQMMMRYSHPTDRHKAGTVALLDQTDDSKTDSSRNRENLI; encoded by the coding sequence ATTACCAGCTTCCAAGACTCCCGGCATGAATTCGCCTCAGCGCTCGCTATGGGAGGGGTGGGCCTCAATACAATTAGAGAACTCCTGGGCCACAAGACAATACAGATGATGATGAGGTATTCTCACCCTACGGACCGACACAAGGCCGGTACTGTAGCGCTTTTGGATCAAACAGATGACAGTAAAACAGACAGTAGCCGTAATCGTGAGAATTTGATTTAA
- a CDS encoding NYN domain-containing protein → MKTIAVFVDVQNIYYTTREAYGRKFDYRELWQRISAQGEIVSATAYAIYRDDDKQLKFQNALTKIGFTVKLKPYIQRSDGSAKGDWDVGITIDVMEAAKNVDTVVLLSGDGDFGLLLKKIQKDFAVSAEVYGVPALTAASLINSASAYHRIGEDLLL, encoded by the coding sequence GTGAAAACAATTGCAGTTTTTGTTGATGTACAAAACATATATTACACAACACGCGAGGCCTATGGCCGCAAATTCGACTACCGAGAACTTTGGCAACGCATAAGTGCCCAAGGAGAGATTGTTTCAGCAACCGCGTATGCCATTTATCGTGATGATGACAAACAACTCAAATTTCAAAATGCCCTCACTAAAATAGGCTTCACAGTAAAACTCAAACCCTATATTCAGCGTAGTGACGGCTCCGCCAAAGGTGATTGGGACGTTGGAATTACAATTGACGTTATGGAGGCTGCAAAAAACGTTGATACCGTTGTATTGCTGTCTGGCGATGGAGACTTTGGCCTATTGTTGAAAAAAATCCAAAAGGATTTTGCCGTCAGTGCTGAAGTCTATGGTGTGCCAGCACTTACAGCCGCCTCTCTTATTAATTCCGCTAGCGCCTACCATCGTATTGGAGAAGATTTGTTACTGTAA
- a CDS encoding CPXCG motif-containing cysteine-rich protein has translation MLEEVEHFFKCPYCFERISMLLDCSSEKQEYIEDCEVCCQAININFEIENERIHFFSASQ, from the coding sequence ATGTTAGAAGAGGTTGAACATTTCTTTAAGTGTCCTTATTGTTTTGAGCGAATTTCAATGTTGTTGGATTGTTCTTCTGAGAAACAAGAATACATAGAAGATTGTGAGGTTTGTTGTCAGGCAATAAATATTAATTTTGAAATAGAAAATGAGAGAATCCATTTTTTTAGTGCTTCACAGTGA
- a CDS encoding cyclase family protein, which translates to MLIDTDHLDDYELIDLSHPWGHGAPLWPYFPDLKIERFHYHAKSQVLSQQITTFMHCTTHTDAPAHVIEGTPFMDEVPLKSYFGNAVCVDIPKERWEVITPEDLENARPKIQPGDIVILHTGWHQYYGDNTKYFIYSPGLYREAGEWFVEKGVKGVGCDHQALDHPLGTKIAWGPNPICPFTIDEYKEETGRHPGEDFPDWEPCHRALLGNGIVGFENVGGDIDKVVGKRFTVAAFPWRWVGGDGCIVRLVAIIPKSELA; encoded by the coding sequence ATGCTCATCGACACAGACCATCTGGACGACTACGAGCTAATCGACCTGAGCCATCCCTGGGGACATGGCGCACCGCTTTGGCCCTATTTCCCGGACCTTAAAATCGAGCGCTTTCACTACCACGCCAAGAGCCAGGTCCTTAGCCAGCAGATCACCACTTTCATGCACTGCACCACCCACACCGACGCCCCCGCACATGTTATCGAGGGCACTCCGTTCATGGACGAGGTTCCCCTGAAAAGCTACTTCGGCAACGCCGTGTGCGTCGATATCCCGAAAGAGCGTTGGGAGGTCATAACCCCTGAGGACCTCGAAAACGCCCGGCCCAAAATTCAACCCGGCGATATCGTCATCCTCCACACGGGCTGGCATCAATACTATGGCGACAACACGAAGTATTTTATCTACTCACCCGGCCTCTACCGCGAGGCGGGCGAATGGTTCGTCGAAAAAGGCGTAAAGGGCGTTGGCTGTGACCATCAGGCGCTCGACCATCCTTTGGGCACGAAAATCGCGTGGGGCCCCAACCCGATTTGCCCCTTTACCATCGATGAATACAAGGAGGAGACGGGCCGCCATCCGGGCGAGGATTTTCCGGACTGGGAGCCCTGCCACCGCGCCCTGCTCGGCAACGGCATCGTAGGCTTTGAGAATGTGGGGGGTGACATCGACAAAGTGGTGGGCAAACGGTTCACCGTCGCGGCCTTTCCCTGGAGATGGGTGGGGGGCGACGGCTGCATTGTCCGGCTCGTGGCGATTATCCCAAAATCAGAACTCGCCTAA
- a CDS encoding zinc ribbon domain-containing protein produces MPIYEYECNSCGEEHELIQNITAKPLRKCPACGRLKLRRKISRSAFHLKGEGWYVTDYAKNGESKDDKSKAKDESKSDSSAKSDTKAESKSSDSNSSESKSSDSNSSESKSSDSKSGGEKKKEKSKAKSAD; encoded by the coding sequence GTGCCGATTTATGAATATGAGTGTAATTCCTGTGGTGAGGAACACGAGCTTATCCAGAACATTACCGCCAAACCGCTTCGAAAATGCCCGGCCTGCGGGCGCCTGAAGCTTCGCCGAAAAATATCTCGCTCCGCGTTCCATCTCAAGGGAGAGGGTTGGTATGTGACGGATTACGCAAAGAACGGCGAGAGCAAGGACGATAAGAGCAAGGCCAAAGATGAATCCAAGAGCGACTCTTCGGCCAAAAGCGATACGAAGGCCGAGTCTAAATCGAGCGACTCCAATTCGAGCGAGTCTAAATCGAGCGACTCCAATTCGAGCGAGTCTAAATCGAGCGATTCTAAATCCGGAGGCGAGAAGAAAAAAGAAAAATCCAAGGCAAAATCAGCCGACTAG